A window from Uranotaenia lowii strain MFRU-FL unplaced genomic scaffold, ASM2978415v1 HiC_scaffold_305, whole genome shotgun sequence encodes these proteins:
- the LOC129759887 gene encoding papilin-like isoform X4 has product MPIGERFYYRHKSKVTDGTRCSDESFDVCVDGTCQSVGCDMMLGSNAKEDKCRNCQGDGSGCKTVTGLLDMNNLQVGYNDLLLIPSGATNVMVSERGPSNNYLAIRNLTGFYHLNGNYRIDFPRTIQFAGSDWHYERRPQGFAAPDKLTCLGPTTEAVYLVLLSQDRNVGVNYEYSVASKSAPVDERDSYSWTYTAFDTCSATCGGGIQHRNVTCNSRTTLKQVDDGLCDTGSKPVESQRCGQESCPPRWAESNWSNCSMPCGGEGKQTREVYCERISGEGVPITVDDAVCLEKVGNKPATEQECNRGTICPEWFIGKWTPCNKLCGEGEQTRKVTCFRKENGRITVLDNSECPTEQPAEKQTCMLRPCEGVDYIASSWSGCEECGSTSETRTVHCASKTGTIYDDKFCANRELPELKRECQYVPCEYQWFSSQWSKCSAICGKGIQTRTVVCGVFDGQSLKRADDDYKCDADQRPTNEQECEGPAECPGQWFTGPWTDCTKDCGGGFKSRKVLCIANGTVVPETNCKIDTIELSTESCNSHDCTDDETIPVDTTATPLEDDYDDEEWCEDDEESSSESPDDILMVTEDTSLVDGIDLESTHATTDSSLETDEMMLSDATGFETGATDSDATTDISVVEGSGLFDLRIGDDDEGSGAPIDSSTPSASESSISTDAGSTDSTDISGSTETVSEGSSLDALSSIKVTDSSLDTSSDGIETSSELAATGSTISSLSSTSDDTSSVASSTVDATSESTGIDSTTASETTDASSSTSETTDASSTVDTSLSSDDSTTDAVSSTDSSTVASSETVSDSTDTSTDSSDSSSDQSTDQSPSGSSTTESIGETSDSSDATDTDSTDSSVAVSEESDATEATQSTGPTESTVTEETVSTEETPTTEAQSTDSTVSGATDASTESVSDVSDLSTESSTDVESSTFDIWMREGEDDETSTPYSLSTILSKEQKPRKCKPKPKTPPQCASSKFGCCPDNKTKASGPFDEGCPVPETCKDTKHGCCPDGVSPAKGPKNKGCPKSDCAETLFGCCPDKITPSEGNDNEGCPVETTTVGGCIITKHGCCPDGVTAAKDPKNKGCPGVEDQKKEDEKPVEEPKGCSASPHGCCSDNVTAATGPNGEGCQMCSTEPFGCCPDGKTPAHGYHGEGCCLETPYGCCPDNINPARGPSLEGCGCEYSPYGCCPDNATSARGHNNKGCGCQYSDFGCCPDKETDAQGPGFEGCPCHAFQFGCCPDGITAAKGPHNHGCHCSYSEFKCCSDGQTAAQGPNFEGCTCATSKYGCCPDGVNEAQGSKFEGCEVVPESPQKACVLKKDMGSCHNYTVKYFFDVEYGGCGRFWYGGCEGNKNRFDTAEDCKHICEAPEGNEKCHLPKITGPCTGYYPMWYYDSDRNQCSQFTYGGCLGNANRFETIDECKASCVVDDSQPPCEQPQDAGPCNGTFERWSYDKERDACVPFHYGGCKGNKNNYPTESSCDYHCKKPGVHKPSCNLPMDAGRCDSKLARWYFTRDENKCMPFYYTGCGGNDNQFISLDQCEEQCPPKVEKDICFQPAEIGECQNYTAHWYFDTKEARCRQFYYGGCGGNGNNFGDEQACINRCVHGGEKPAEPERPHVPETPVRERFDTQSCFLEMDSGNRECTEWERRYFYDRSSGTCTEFTYTGCGGNENNFHSFEECDGACGRVEDACGLRPAYGRCSENETRWYYDGRSQRCHSFTFSGCQGNANNFYSEQECEQQCRPREQVPPEQPDVRPPVSVSICDEPYEYGTGGDPKIVYVFNKERATCEQNYYSGEGGNGNRFSSHEQCERVCGEYRGIDVCREAKDSGPCDEEHPRFYFDSRTRRCHEFNYSGCEGNGNRFVTIDECESTCSGSQVVRSENLQSAQEVCTLPVNVGLCEGKQPNYQRRWYYDSERETCFAFIYNGCSGNRNNFHSYESCRDFCGYVVCKLMTRWSVGNQSFAKP; this is encoded by the exons ATGCCAATCGGTGAACGCTTTTATTACCGACACAAATCCAAGGTTACCGATGGAACTCGGTGCAGTGATGAGTCATTCGATGTCTGCGTCGATGGCACCTGTCAGTCGGTGGGTTGTGACATGATGCTTGGTTCGAATGCCAAAGAGGACAAATGCCGTAACTGTCAGGGAGATGGAAGCGGTTGCAAAACGGTTACCGGGTTGCTGGACATGAACAACCTTCAGGTCGGCTACAATGACCTACTGCTGATCCCTAGTGGTGCTACTAACGTAATGGTCAGTGAACGCGGGCCATCTAACAACTACCTGGCCATCCGTAACCTCACCGGGTTCTATCATCTGAACGGCAACTACCGAATCGACTTTCCGCGTACGATTCAATTTGCAGGCAGCGATTGGCATTACGAACGAAGACCCCAGGGTTTTGCTGCCCCCGATAAGCTGACCTGTTTGGGTCCAACGACAGAAGCCGTCTATCTGGTTCTCCTATCTCAAGATCGAAACGTCGGAGTCAACTACGAATACAGCGTAGCCTCGAAATCGGCTCCAGTTGACGAAAGAGACAGCTATTCGTGGACGTACACCGCCTTCGATACCTGCTCGGCAACTTGCGGTGGAGGAATTCAGCATAGGAACGTTACCTGTAACAGTCGCACCACTCTGAAACAGGTCGATGACGGTCTTTGCGATACGGGATCCAAACCGGTGGAATCGCAGCGTTGTGGTCAGGAGTCGTGTCCACCTCGGTGGGCCGAAAGCAACTGGAGTAACTGTTCGATGCCGTGTGGAGGCGAAGGCAAGCAAACTCGTGAAGTCTATTGTGAACGTATTTCTGGCGAAGG GGTACCGATAACTGTTGATGATGCTGTGTGCCTGGAGAAGGTTGGCAACAAACCAGCCACCGAACAGGAGTGCAATAGGGGCACCATTTGCCCGGAATGGTTCATCGGAAAGTGGACACCT TGCAACAAACTTTGCGGAGAAGGAGAACAGACCCGAAAGGTAACGTGCTTCCGAAAGGAAAATGGTCGCATAACTGTGCTAGACAATAGTGAATGTCCAACGGAACAACCCGCGGAAAAGCAAACCTGTATGCTACGACCCTGCGAGGGAGTTGATTACATTGCATCTTCCTGGAGTGGG TGTGAAGAGTGTGGTTCAACCTCGGAGACACGAACGGTGCACTGTGCGAGCAAAACGGGAACAATCTACGATGACAAGTTTTGCGCAAACCGGGAGCTACCGGAGCTAAAGCGAGAGTGTCAGTACGTTCCGTGTGAATATCAGTGGTTCTCATCACAGTGGAGCAAGTGTTCTGCTATTTGTGGTAAAGGTATTCAAACGAGAACTGTCGTTTGCGGAGTGTTTGATGGTCAGTCACTGAAACGAGCCGATGACGATTACAAGTGTGATGCCGATCAGCGCCCGACCAATGAGCAGGAATGTGAGGGGCCTGCTGAGTGTCCAGGCCAATGGTTCACTGGTCCATGGACTGATTGTACAAAGGACTGTGGCGGTGGATTCAAATCTCGTAAAGTGCTTTGCATTGCAAATGGAACTGTAGTTCCAGAGACCAATTGCAAAATCGATACGATTGAACTGAGTACAGAATCGTGTAACAGCCATGATTGTACGGACGATGAAACAATTCCTGTCGACACCACGGCAACACCACTGGAAGATGATTACGATGATGAAGAATGGTGTGAAGATGATGAGGAGTCATCGTCCGAGTCTCCAGATGACATTCTTATGGTTACCGAAGACACTTCGTTGGTTGATGGTATTGACCTGGAATCAACGCATGCAACTACAGATTCATCATTGGAAACTGACGAAATGATGTTGAGTGATGCTACTGGATTCGAAACTGGAGCAACAGATTCAGACGCAACCACGGATATTTCTGTAGTGGAAGGGTCAGGATTGTTTGATCTTCGTATTGGTGACGATGATGAAGGGTCAGGTGCACCTATCGATTCTTCTACGCCTAGTGCCAGCGAAAGTTCCATCAGTACTGATGCTGGATCAACTGACTCAACCGACATTTCAGGTTCGACGGAGACTGTATCTGAAGGATCTTCTTTGGATGCACTCTCTTCGATCAAGGTAACCGATTCGTCATTAGACACATCCAGTGATGGAATCGAAACTTCCTCAGAGCTGGCAGCTACAGGATCTACAATTTCGTCTCTGAGTAGTACTTCTGATGACACGAGCTCTGTAGCATCTTCGACCGTTGACGCTACCTCAGAATCAACCGGGATCGATTCAACGACTGCTTCAGAAACAACAGATGCAAGTTCAAGTACATCTGAAACAACTGATGCTAGTTCTACAGTCGATACGTCGTTGTCGTCAGATGACTCTACAACCGATGCAGTTTCTTCAACCGATTCTTCAACGGTTGCATCCAGTGAAACCGTGTCAGATTCAACAGACACCTCGACTGACAGTTCTGATAGCTCATCAGATCAAAGCACAGACCAATCTCCGAGTGGCAGCTCAACAACAGAAAGCATTGGAGAAACTTCTGATTCGTCAGATGCGACAGACACGGATTCCACTGACAGTTCCGTTGCAGTTTCTGAGGAATCTGATGCAACAGAAGCGACACAATCTACAGGTCCTACCGAATCCACCGTCACAGAGGAAACGGTATCAACTGAGGAAACTCCTACGACTGAAGCGCAATCAACAGATTCTACCGTCAGTGGCGCAACAGATGCTTCAACAGAGAGCGTTTCGGATGTTAGTGATCTTTCAACAGAATCATCTACCGACGTTGAGTCGAGTACATTCGATATCTGGATGCGAGAGGGAGAGGATGACGAAACCAGTACGCCTTATTCGCTTTCAACCATTCTTTCGAAAGAACAAAAACCACGCAAATGTAAACCGAAACCTAAGACTCCGCCACAATGTGCATCGTCTAAATTCGGATGCTGTCCAGATAATAAAACGAAAGCATCTGGACCATTCGACGAAGGATGCCCTGTTCCGGAAACATGTAAAGATACAAAACATGGCTGTTGTCCAGATGGAGTGTCGCCTGCCAAGGGTCCAAAGAACAAAGGTTGCCCGAAATCCGATTGCGCTGAAACGTTGTTCGGTTGCTGTCCAGATAAGATTACACCTTCCGAGGGTAACGATAACGAAGGCTGTCCGGTGGAAACAACAACTGTCGGTGGTTGTATCATCACGAAGCATGGCTGCTGTCCCGATGGAGTTACCGCTGCCAAGGATCCAAAGAACAAGGGTTGTCCCGGAGTTGAAGATCAGAAGAAAGAAGATGAGAAACCAGTTGAAGAGCCGAAAGGATGTTCCGCTTCACCACACGGTTGCTGCAGCGATAACGTTACAGCAGCCACCGGACCGAATGGTGAAGGTTGCCAGATGTGTTCGACTGAACCATTCGGGTGCTGTCCAGATGGAAAGACCCCGGCTCACGGATACCATGGCGAAGGATGCTGTTTGGAAACACCATACGGTTGCTGTCCGGATAACATTAACCCGGCGAGAGGACCCAGTTTGGAGGGATGTGGATGCGAGTACTCACCGTACGGGTGCTGTCCGGATAATGCTACCTCAGCTCGAGGACATAACAACAAGGGATGTGGTTGCCAGTATTCTGACTTTGGTTGCTGCCCTGACAAGGAGACTGATGCACAAGGACCTGGCTTCGAGGGTTGTCCTTGTCATGCGTTCCAATTTGGTTGCTGTCCCGATGGAATTACAGCGGCCAAGGGTCCACATAACCATGGCTGCCACTGTTCCTACAGTGAGTTCAAGTGTTGTTCGGATGGTCAAACTGCTGCCCAAGGGCCGAACTTCGAGGGATGCACGTGTGCCACCAGCAAGTACGGCTGCTGTCCAGATGGTGTTAACGAAGCTCAAGGCAGCAAGTTCGAAGGCTGCGAAGTGGTACCGGAATCTCCACAGAAAGCATGCGTGCTCAAAAAGGATATGGGAAGTTGTCACAACTATACCGTCAAGTACTTCTTCGACGTTGAATACGGCGGTTGTGGTCGGTTTTGGTACGGAGGCTGCGAAGGAAATAAGAATCGATTCGACACGGCCGAGGACTGTAAGCACATTTGTGAGGCACCGGAAGGCAACGAAAAGTGTCACTTGCCGAAGATCACTGGACCTTGCACCGGATACTACCCTATGTGGTACTACGATTCGGACAGGAACCAGTGTTCCCAGTTTACGTACGGCGGATGTCTTGGAAATGCAAACAGATTCGAAACGATCGACGAGTGTAAGGCGTCGTGTGTCGTGGACGATTCTCAGC CACCTTGTGAGCAGCCCCAGGATGCTGGACCATGTAATGGAACGTTCGAGCGGTGGTCTTACGACAAGGAACGAGATGCGTGTGTACCATTCCACTATGGAGGATGCAAAGGCAACAAGAATAACTATCCAACGGAAAGTTCCTGCGACTATCACTGCAAGAAGCCGGGAGTTCACAAGC CGAGCTGCAATCTGCCAATGGACGCAGGTAGATGTGACAGCAAGTTGGCTCGCTGGTACTTTACTAGGGATGAAAATAAATGCATGCCTTTCTACTACACTGGTTGTGGTGGCAATGATAACCAATTCATTTCGCTGGACCAATGCGAAGAGCAGTGTCCACCGAAAGTCG AGAAAGACATCTGTTTCCAACCGGCGGAGATCGGCGAGTGTCAGAATTACACCGCTCACTGGTACTTCGATACAAAAGAGGCTCGCTGTCGGCAGTTCTACTATGGGGGATGTGGCGgcaatggaaacaactttggcgaTGAGCAAGCCTGTATCAACCGTTGTGTCCATGGAGGTGAGAAACCAGCGGAACCGGAACGACCTCATGTTCCGGAAACACCTGTACGGGAGCGCTTCGATACCCAGAGTTGCTTCTTGGAGATGGATTCAGGCAATCGAGAGTGCACAGAGTGGGAACGACGGTACTTCTACGATCGCAGCTCAGGAACTTGTACAGAATTTACGTACACTGGTTGTGGCGGTAACGAAAATAACTTCCACAGCTTTGAAGAGTGTGACGGTGCTTGTGGTCGAGTTGAGGACGCTTGTGGACTTCGACCTGCGTATGGTCGCTGCTCGGAGAATGAGACTAGGTGGTACTACGATGGGCGCAGTCAACGGTGCCATTCGTTTACATTTAGCGGCTGCCAAGGTAACGCCAACAATTTCTACTCGGAACAAGAGTGCGAACAGCAGTGCAGACCACGTGAGCAGGTTCCTCCTGAGCAACCAGATGTTCGACCACCAGTTTCCGTTAGCATTTGTGATGAGCCTTATGAGTATGGCACGGGAGGCGATCCGAAGATCGTGTATGTCTTCAACAAGGAACGAGCAACGTGTGAGCAAAATTATTACAGCGGTGAAGGAGGCAACGGAAACCGATTCTCATCTCACGAGCAATGCGAACGAGTTTGCGGCGAATACCGAGGAATAG atGTTTGTAGGGAAGCGAAGGATTCGGGTCCGTGTGATGAGGAACATCCGAGATTCTACTTCGATTCGCGAACGAGAAGATGCCATGAGTTCAACTATAGCGGCTGTGAGGGCAACGGTAACCGGTTTGTCACCATTGATGAATGCGAATCGACGTGCTCTGGTTCTCAAG ttgttcgaagCGAAAATCTGCAAAGTGCACAGGAAGTGTGTACACTTCCGGTCAACGTCGGCCTATGCGAAGGGAAGCAGCCGAACTATCAACGACGGTGGTACTACGATTCGGAACGGGAGACTTGTTTTGCGTTTATTTACAATGGATGTTCCGGAAATCGGAACAATTTCCATTCGTATGAATCATGCCGCGATTTTTGCGGTTACGTTGTGTGTAAGTTGATGACAAGGTGGTCTGTGGGAAATCAGTCGTTCGCTAAACCCTGA